One Bacteroidales bacterium DNA window includes the following coding sequences:
- a CDS encoding HD domain-containing protein encodes MLDHHYNKFCVRADHFDHPSLLHGINHTYRVMLHVLELGKLASLNHEIREAFCAAFIHDMARKHDGFCQAHGAWSAQRKLPLFSDLFLTIGVTRDGLETIKLAVTNHSVHNEISKDHPDYKTVALLKDADALDRIRISNDDLRPEYLRFPQTHHQIEFARQLYYATNKHNLESFEEIVKIASLLKNA; translated from the coding sequence ATGCTTGATCACCACTATAATAAATTTTGTGTCCGGGCCGATCACTTCGACCACCCCAGCCTGTTGCACGGGATCAATCATACTTACAGGGTGATGCTTCATGTACTGGAACTTGGAAAACTGGCCAGCCTGAATCATGAGATCAGGGAGGCGTTTTGTGCTGCCTTTATTCACGACATGGCACGAAAACATGATGGATTCTGCCAGGCGCATGGGGCCTGGTCGGCACAACGTAAACTACCCCTGTTCAGCGATTTGTTCCTCACCATTGGCGTTACACGGGATGGGCTGGAGACGATAAAACTGGCTGTTACAAATCATTCCGTGCATAATGAGATCAGTAAAGACCATCCAGATTACAAGACGGTAGCTCTGCTAAAGGATGCCGACGCCCTGGACCGGATCAGGATCAGCAATGACGACCTCAGGCCAGAGTATCTCAGATTTCCCCAAACCCATCATCAGATTGAGTTTGCCAGGCAATTGTACTACGCCACCAACAAACACAACCTGGAGAGTTTTGAAGAGATAGTAAAGATTGCCTCCCTCTTAAAAAATGCCTGA